One Rossellomorea aquimaris DNA window includes the following coding sequences:
- a CDS encoding long-chain fatty acid--CoA ligase, whose protein sequence is MMQTPLLLTQMIERAEKYFPNKEIVSRTESGISRFTYKQWGERTRRLASSLSKLGVEEGDKVGTLAWNHHRHLESYFAIPCSGAVLHTINIRLSPQHIVYIINHAKDQVLLIDSDIVPLIEKIKDQIPTVKAFIVMTDGELPETTLEPVYHYERLLEEGDPSFQFRTDIDENAPAGMCYTSATTGNPKGVIYSHRGIVLHAMALGLADTTGVCERDVALPVVPMFHVNAWGLPFASVWFGTKQVLPGPYFTPGLLAQLMQDEKVTISAGVPTIWLGLLNELEKNEYDLSSLRSVLCGGSAAPKGMIRAFEEKFGIPFMHAYGMTETSPLAVIAASKSYHDDLSAEEKLDLKAKQGILVPGLDMKIVGKDGEVAWDGKEMGELALRGPWIASEYYEDERTQEAFRDGWLYTGDVVTIDEEGYIKIVDRTKDLIKSGGEWISSVDIENALMAHEHIFEAAVVAVPHEEWQERPIACVVLKDSGKGNVSKEEIMDFLSPQFAKWWLPDEILFLDEIPKTSVGKFLKRALRDQVQDKMKQI, encoded by the coding sequence ATGATGCAAACACCTCTGCTTCTGACACAAATGATTGAACGAGCCGAAAAGTATTTTCCTAACAAAGAAATTGTTTCACGTACTGAGTCCGGAATTAGCCGCTTCACGTATAAACAGTGGGGAGAGAGAACACGAAGACTTGCAAGCAGCCTATCAAAACTTGGGGTTGAGGAAGGGGATAAGGTCGGGACACTTGCCTGGAACCATCATCGACATCTTGAATCCTATTTTGCGATTCCTTGTAGTGGGGCCGTCCTACATACGATCAATATTCGCTTATCACCTCAGCACATCGTATATATCATCAATCATGCCAAGGACCAGGTATTGCTGATCGATTCAGACATCGTACCGCTCATCGAAAAAATCAAAGACCAGATACCGACTGTCAAAGCGTTCATCGTAATGACTGATGGTGAATTGCCGGAAACCACTTTGGAACCGGTTTATCATTATGAGAGATTGCTGGAGGAAGGCGACCCTTCTTTCCAATTCCGGACTGACATTGATGAAAATGCTCCTGCCGGAATGTGTTACACCTCAGCCACAACCGGAAATCCTAAAGGGGTCATTTATTCTCATCGTGGAATCGTCCTGCATGCCATGGCGCTGGGGCTTGCTGATACCACTGGTGTCTGCGAAAGAGACGTGGCCCTTCCGGTCGTACCGATGTTCCATGTAAATGCATGGGGACTTCCGTTTGCCTCGGTGTGGTTCGGCACGAAGCAGGTTCTGCCTGGACCATATTTCACTCCAGGATTGCTGGCTCAGTTAATGCAGGATGAGAAGGTAACAATCTCTGCAGGGGTCCCGACCATTTGGCTTGGCTTGCTCAATGAATTAGAGAAAAATGAATATGATCTCTCCAGCCTTCGTTCCGTCCTATGTGGGGGTTCAGCGGCTCCTAAAGGGATGATCAGGGCATTTGAAGAGAAATTCGGCATTCCGTTCATGCATGCATATGGAATGACGGAAACAAGTCCGCTTGCCGTGATTGCTGCATCAAAAAGCTATCATGATGATCTTTCCGCTGAAGAAAAGCTTGATCTGAAAGCAAAGCAAGGGATCCTCGTCCCTGGATTAGACATGAAAATCGTCGGGAAAGACGGAGAAGTGGCTTGGGATGGAAAGGAAATGGGAGAGCTTGCCCTGAGAGGTCCATGGATTGCTTCTGAATATTATGAAGATGAAAGAACACAGGAAGCATTCCGGGATGGCTGGCTGTATACAGGTGATGTGGTCACGATCGACGAAGAGGGCTACATTAAAATCGTTGACCGCACAAAGGACTTGATCAAATCAGGTGGAGAATGGATTTCTTCTGTAGATATTGAAAATGCACTCATGGCACATGAACATATCTTCGAAGCAGCAGTAGTTGCCGTTCCCCATGAAGAATGGCAGGAACGTCCGATCGCTTGTGTAGTGTTAAAAGACTCGGGAAAAGGAAATGTGTCCAAAGAAGAAATCATGGACTTTCTGAGCCCACAGTTTGCCAAATGGTGGCTGCCGGATGAAATCCTGTTCCTTGATGAGATTCCCAAAACGTCAGTAGGGAAATTCTTGAAGAGAGCCTTGCGGGATCAAGTGCAGGATAAAATGAAACAAATATAA
- a CDS encoding coproporphyrinogen III oxidase → MNVLIKGIEDERFERPLRLIANLFFEESVIHFGFCDDMDLQVKIELSIEEKIEAKAVLTKPSTDKSYTATYERGWTSYENEKERFKQLKTAVSHVYLNVLQDLTGIRQKWGILTGIRPTKLLHKQTQLGIPQEEIQAKLKEEYLITDEKIQLMQNIVDRQLSVVPDLYDLQNEVSIYIGIPFCPTKCAYCTFPAYAILGKQGRVDSFLAGLHYEIQEMGRWLKENHVKITTIYYGGGTPTSITSEEMDALYEEMYRSFPNVDAVREVTVEAGRPDTISPDKLEVLKKWNIDRISINPQSYTQETLKAIGRHHTVEETIDKFHLSRNMGMNNINMDLIIGLPGEELPELQHSLDETEKLMPESLTVHTLSFKRASEMTKNKDKYKVADRVEIEKMMDLAEEWTKAHGYEPYYLYRQKNILGNLENVGYALPGQDSLYNIMIMEEVQTIIGIGCGAASKFIDPKTGKITHFANPKEPNAYNLGFKEYTDKKIKILNDLFS, encoded by the coding sequence GTGAATGTTTTGATAAAAGGAATCGAGGATGAGCGTTTTGAGCGCCCTCTGCGATTGATTGCGAATTTATTTTTTGAAGAGTCCGTGATTCACTTTGGCTTTTGTGATGACATGGATCTTCAAGTCAAAATAGAACTTTCAATAGAAGAAAAGATAGAAGCGAAAGCCGTGTTGACAAAACCGTCTACTGACAAATCATACACTGCGACCTATGAACGTGGCTGGACATCATATGAAAATGAAAAAGAACGCTTCAAACAGCTGAAAACAGCAGTATCTCATGTGTATCTGAATGTTCTTCAAGACCTGACGGGAATCAGGCAAAAGTGGGGGATTTTAACGGGGATCCGTCCTACCAAGCTTTTACATAAGCAGACTCAGCTGGGGATCCCCCAGGAGGAAATTCAAGCGAAATTGAAGGAAGAATACCTCATTACCGATGAAAAAATTCAGCTGATGCAAAACATAGTGGACCGTCAGTTATCGGTTGTACCGGATCTCTATGATCTCCAGAATGAAGTGAGCATCTATATCGGAATCCCGTTTTGCCCTACCAAATGTGCGTATTGTACATTTCCTGCATACGCAATTCTCGGTAAACAAGGGCGGGTCGATTCGTTCCTGGCAGGGCTTCACTACGAAATCCAGGAAATGGGACGCTGGCTCAAAGAGAATCACGTCAAGATTACGACGATTTACTATGGTGGAGGTACACCAACAAGCATCACGTCAGAAGAAATGGATGCCCTATATGAAGAAATGTATCGATCATTCCCGAATGTGGATGCGGTAAGGGAAGTGACGGTAGAAGCAGGGAGACCGGATACGATTTCCCCGGATAAACTAGAGGTATTAAAGAAATGGAATATCGACCGTATTTCCATCAATCCTCAGTCGTATACACAAGAAACATTAAAAGCGATCGGTCGTCATCACACCGTGGAAGAGACCATCGATAAATTTCATTTATCCCGCAACATGGGAATGAACAACATCAACATGGATCTCATTATCGGACTACCGGGTGAAGAGCTTCCAGAACTTCAGCATTCTTTGGATGAAACCGAAAAGCTCATGCCTGAATCGTTGACCGTCCACACTTTGTCCTTCAAGCGGGCATCTGAAATGACGAAAAATAAAGATAAGTATAAAGTGGCAGACCGGGTGGAAATCGAGAAGATGATGGACCTTGCTGAGGAATGGACAAAGGCTCACGGCTATGAACCCTATTACTTATATCGTCAGAAAAACATTCTGGGTAACCTCGAAAATGTCGGGTATGCTCTCCCTGGACAGGATAGCCTCTATAACATCATGATCATGGAAGAAGTCCAAACCATCATTGGCATCGGCTGCGGGGCTGCCAGTAAATTCATCGATCCGAAGACTGGAAAGATCACGCATTTTGCCAATCCAAAAGAGCCAAATGCCTACAACCTGGGATTCAAAGAATATACCGATAAGAAGATCAAGATCCTTAATGACTTATTTTCATAA
- a CDS encoding enoyl-CoA hydratase, whose amino-acid sequence MTVSNQYETVKLHKEGKVARLQLNRPQSLNALDAGLMGELLAALKEVKNDPSISLLVLTGGGKGFSSGGDIKSMLSLSGEEQFSSIMDTISELVMTLYTMPKIVLTGIHGAAAGLGFSLALCSDYILCEEDSKLAMNFIGIALIPDGGSHFLLQERLGTHKAKRLIWNGKVLEGQEALMKGLVDEAIPSGKLEEGIERYTKQVLSAPTKAMLKTKEVYVALNKDRLQRALELEKEGQWLVRQTSDHQEGIRAFVEKRRPEFKGE is encoded by the coding sequence TTGACAGTGTCAAATCAATACGAAACAGTAAAATTACATAAAGAAGGTAAGGTGGCAAGACTTCAGCTGAACCGGCCTCAATCACTGAATGCGTTGGATGCAGGACTTATGGGAGAGCTCCTGGCTGCGTTAAAAGAAGTGAAAAATGACCCATCGATTTCTTTATTGGTCCTGACAGGGGGAGGAAAGGGATTCTCTTCTGGAGGAGATATTAAGTCAATGCTTTCATTAAGCGGAGAAGAACAGTTCTCAAGTATTATGGATACCATCAGTGAACTCGTGATGACGCTGTACACCATGCCGAAAATTGTTCTAACAGGTATACATGGTGCTGCTGCAGGTCTTGGTTTCAGCCTGGCGCTTTGCTCTGACTATATTTTGTGTGAAGAAGACAGCAAGCTCGCCATGAACTTTATCGGCATCGCACTGATTCCGGATGGAGGAAGTCATTTTCTTCTGCAGGAGCGCCTGGGAACACATAAAGCGAAACGATTGATTTGGAACGGTAAAGTATTAGAAGGGCAAGAGGCCCTTATGAAGGGTCTGGTTGACGAAGCGATTCCTTCAGGGAAATTGGAAGAAGGCATCGAACGCTACACAAAACAAGTATTAAGTGCACCGACGAAAGCGATGCTGAAAACGAAAGAAGTATATGTCGCATTAAACAAAGACAGACTTCAGCGTGCACTTGAGCTGGAAAAAGAAGGGCAATGGCTCGTGCGTCAAACCTCGGATCACCAGGAAGGCATTCGCGCATTTGTGGAGAAAAGAAGACCTGAATTTAAGGGAGAATAA
- a CDS encoding ABC transporter ATP-binding protein, with amino-acid sequence MGLSIQQVTKRFGQFTAVDQLSLDIPPGEMFGFLGANGAGKTTTFRMVLGLLDATEGQITWKGKRIDYSTSPEIGYLPEERGLYPKMKVSDQIVYLARLRGMEKKIILKELDYWLERFNVPQNVNKKVEELSKGNQQKIQFIASVIHKPSLLILDEPFSGLDPVNVELLKDAVREIKKNGTTIVFSSHRMEHVEELCESLCIMHKGRPVVHGGLKEIKRSFGKKNVVIHSDFDLLYLKDMKGVTKLKETTEGVLLQVESEDAAQSVFHDVVQKGFLRKFELEEPSLNDIFIEKVGTSYE; translated from the coding sequence ATGGGTTTGAGTATACAACAAGTAACCAAACGGTTTGGACAATTTACAGCAGTTGATCAGCTGTCACTGGATATCCCACCGGGTGAAATGTTTGGGTTCCTGGGAGCGAATGGAGCCGGGAAGACGACGACATTTCGAATGGTGTTAGGGTTGTTAGATGCAACGGAAGGGCAGATTACGTGGAAAGGGAAACGGATCGATTATTCCACAAGTCCGGAAATTGGATATCTCCCTGAAGAAAGAGGACTATATCCGAAAATGAAGGTCAGCGATCAGATTGTCTATCTGGCACGTCTTCGTGGGATGGAGAAAAAGATCATCCTGAAGGAACTGGATTACTGGCTGGAACGATTCAATGTTCCTCAAAACGTGAACAAAAAAGTAGAAGAACTTTCAAAAGGAAATCAGCAAAAAATACAGTTTATCGCATCGGTTATCCATAAGCCCAGTTTACTGATTCTCGACGAACCGTTCAGCGGTCTCGATCCGGTTAATGTTGAACTGTTAAAAGATGCCGTCCGGGAAATCAAGAAAAATGGAACCACAATCGTGTTCTCCAGTCACCGCATGGAGCATGTGGAGGAGCTCTGTGAAAGCCTGTGCATCATGCATAAAGGGCGTCCTGTCGTGCATGGTGGTTTGAAGGAGATCAAGCGTTCCTTTGGGAAGAAGAATGTGGTGATTCACTCCGATTTTGATCTTCTATATCTAAAGGATATGAAAGGTGTGACGAAGCTGAAAGAAACAACGGAAGGAGTTCTTCTTCAGGTCGAGTCTGAGGATGCTGCCCAAAGTGTATTTCATGACGTTGTTCAAAAGGGATTCCTTCGTAAGTTCGAATTAGAAGAACCTTCCCTGAACGATATCTTCATAGAAAAGGTGGGAACTTCTTATGAATAA
- a CDS encoding YhzD family protein, with product MKVYKLTVFEKDGKKILDESFEASSDSDAKKMGESMLEEKGYSDHTHRCTSPLGKLLLFHV from the coding sequence ATGAAAGTATACAAATTAACGGTTTTTGAAAAAGACGGAAAAAAGATTCTGGATGAATCATTCGAAGCTTCATCCGACAGTGACGCAAAGAAAATGGGAGAATCCATGTTAGAAGAAAAAGGATACTCCGATCATACTCACCGCTGTACTTCTCCTCTGGGGAAACTGTTGTTGTTTCATGTGTAA
- a CDS encoding YlbF family regulator, with protein MAINLYDQANELESALRQSDEFLQLKKMYDEVNNDESANKMFENFRNIQMTLQQKQMSGEEISQEEVEQAQKTAQLVQQHEIIAKLMEAEQRMSMVINDLNKVIMKPLEELYGSMQK; from the coding sequence TTGGCTATTAACTTATACGATCAAGCGAACGAATTGGAAAGTGCTTTACGTCAAAGCGATGAATTTCTACAACTGAAGAAGATGTATGACGAAGTAAACAATGACGAATCTGCTAACAAGATGTTTGAAAACTTCAGAAACATCCAAATGACACTTCAACAAAAACAAATGAGCGGTGAAGAAATCTCTCAAGAGGAAGTAGAGCAAGCTCAAAAGACTGCTCAACTTGTTCAACAACACGAAATAATCGCAAAGCTTATGGAAGCTGAGCAACGCATGAGCATGGTCATCAATGACTTAAACAAAGTCATCATGAAACCACTTGAAGAACTTTACGGTTCAATGCAGAAATAA
- a CDS encoding ABC transporter permease: MNNFFLILSHSYLSKLKAKSFIISTVIIAAALVLLANFDSIISNFSDDDTSKIAVQDESGNLDGQLQQQLEIMNSEIELVSATQSMEEIEKKIESEEIKGLLILSESPEGLPQALYKSNSLSESNVTGELQVALQNVKSSLAASKLELSGDELALLSGPVAFDKEALIEGAKSEEELSQARGIVYVLLFFIYFSVIAYANMTAMEVATEKSSRVMEILISSVSPVKQMFAKIIGIGLAGLTQLAVILAVGYFTMIQKKDELVGGFFEGFGFESLSVGVIIYAVIFFLLGYFLYATLAALLGSLVSRIEDVQQMIMPMTFLIMIGFFISMFGLGNPESSFVTITSYIPFFTPMVMFLRVGMLNLPVYEPIIGIVVLLVTIIILGVFGARVYRGGVLLYGKSNSYKDIKKAIDITSKK, encoded by the coding sequence ATGAATAATTTTTTCTTGATCCTTAGTCACTCCTATTTATCAAAGCTTAAGGCAAAATCATTTATCATATCAACCGTCATCATTGCCGCTGCCCTTGTATTACTGGCCAATTTTGACAGTATCATTTCGAACTTCAGTGATGATGATACGAGTAAGATAGCGGTTCAGGACGAATCGGGCAACTTGGATGGTCAGCTTCAGCAACAGCTGGAGATCATGAATAGCGAAATTGAGCTGGTATCAGCCACTCAATCGATGGAAGAAATCGAAAAGAAAATTGAATCTGAAGAAATAAAAGGATTACTCATTTTGAGTGAAAGCCCTGAAGGTCTTCCACAAGCTCTGTATAAATCCAATTCATTATCTGAGTCCAATGTGACCGGGGAATTACAAGTCGCCCTGCAAAATGTGAAGTCTTCACTGGCTGCAAGTAAATTAGAGCTTTCAGGTGATGAACTGGCACTGTTAAGCGGTCCTGTTGCTTTTGACAAGGAAGCCCTTATTGAAGGAGCCAAGTCTGAAGAAGAACTTAGTCAGGCGAGGGGTATAGTATATGTTCTATTATTCTTTATTTATTTCTCTGTCATTGCTTACGCCAACATGACGGCCATGGAAGTAGCGACAGAAAAAAGCTCGAGAGTAATGGAAATCCTAATATCCAGTGTGTCTCCGGTTAAACAAATGTTTGCCAAGATCATCGGGATCGGCCTTGCAGGATTAACACAGTTAGCCGTAATCCTGGCAGTGGGCTATTTTACAATGATTCAAAAGAAAGATGAACTGGTCGGAGGGTTCTTTGAAGGATTCGGATTTGAATCTTTATCTGTAGGTGTCATCATCTATGCGGTCATCTTCTTTTTATTAGGTTATTTCCTGTATGCAACACTGGCTGCCTTACTGGGATCACTTGTCAGTAGAATCGAAGATGTACAGCAGATGATCATGCCGATGACATTCCTGATCATGATTGGATTCTTCATCTCCATGTTCGGTCTTGGGAATCCGGAATCCAGTTTTGTCACGATTACTTCGTACATCCCATTTTTTACACCGATGGTTATGTTCCTTCGTGTAGGGATGCTGAATCTTCCGGTGTATGAACCAATCATAGGAATTGTGGTCCTCCTTGTGACGATTATTATTCTTGGGGTATTTGGTGCAAGGGTGTATCGCGGAGGAGTGCTCCTATACGGGAAATCTAATTCATATAAAGATATTAAAAAAGCAATCGATATAACATCGAAAAAATGA
- a CDS encoding HAD-IIB family hydrolase, which produces MMIYRMLALNIDGTIVNENGKIAKETKDAIEYVQDKGVPVTLVTSRSFASAKKVAKALKLKTPLVTHSGAYIAGELEKPMYVKKIAEDITYEIAQFLEGFSSQVALSHEKRSIIGKANSQARDMAKVSWQRESRLLYSKQFVDRVSDHLLENPMSVPKISVVMEHREDVWDVVASLKGMYEEVDAIPTSDYKLDIVPRGVSKLRGLMYLSERLGVKKDQIVMVGSGLDDIDSLECCGLGVAMGDAPRQVRDAANWITRSQSEKGIPYFVTELFRKQHPIPFLKKMNIIKS; this is translated from the coding sequence ATGATGATCTATAGAATGTTAGCGTTAAATATTGATGGAACGATTGTAAATGAAAACGGAAAAATTGCGAAGGAAACAAAGGATGCAATTGAGTACGTTCAAGATAAAGGTGTACCGGTCACATTGGTTACAAGCAGAAGCTTTGCTTCAGCAAAGAAAGTAGCCAAAGCCCTTAAGCTCAAAACCCCGCTAGTCACACATAGTGGTGCGTACATTGCTGGAGAGCTTGAAAAACCGATGTATGTAAAAAAAATTGCCGAGGACATTACGTATGAAATTGCTCAATTCCTTGAAGGGTTCTCAAGCCAAGTAGCTCTATCCCATGAGAAGCGGTCAATCATAGGCAAGGCCAATTCCCAGGCAAGGGATATGGCAAAAGTCTCTTGGCAAAGGGAGTCAAGATTACTTTATAGTAAGCAGTTTGTGGATCGGGTGAGTGATCACCTCTTGGAGAATCCAATGTCGGTTCCGAAGATATCGGTTGTCATGGAGCATCGGGAAGATGTGTGGGACGTTGTCGCTTCTCTAAAAGGAATGTATGAAGAAGTGGACGCCATTCCGACATCCGACTATAAACTGGATATCGTGCCAAGGGGAGTGTCAAAGCTTCGAGGGTTGATGTATCTTTCTGAACGCCTCGGAGTGAAAAAGGATCAAATCGTGATGGTCGGATCAGGGCTGGATGACATCGACTCGTTGGAATGCTGTGGTCTTGGGGTTGCTATGGGAGATGCCCCAAGACAGGTGAGAGATGCAGCGAACTGGATTACACGGAGCCAAAGTGAAAAAGGCATCCCATATTTTGTAACAGAGCTTTTCCGCAAGCAGCACCCGATTCCATTCCTGAAAAAAATGAACATCATTAAATCATAA
- a CDS encoding DNA repair exonuclease, with protein MGKIRFFHVADLHLDSPFIGLKHLPKEVFERIHNSTFASFEKVVREAIHRQIDFMIISGDLFDEEDRSIRAQAKLLKQFNLLHSNNIPVYVVHGNHDHLGSYRLELDMPDNIHIFNAETEVKQHTVKNGTTVDIVGFSYGTRHIQERRIAEYPKRSVDRYTIGILHGSEGSVHSSHETYAPFSIRELLEKNYHYWALGHIHERQILHEEPYIVYPGNIQGRHRKETGEKGCYEVVLDHHHTELTFIPTHDLMWKTCTISLQGVQRFGEVFQRIQQTMESLEEEDVLIEVILTDDESLPQDMSGNIENGDLLEALQSEYESHQGLKWIHSIRWNHTQASRRMEQDPFKQEVMETLENMGEEEWKDALAELYEHPSIYRFLDPLKEEEKKSLIEETEHLLKNKG; from the coding sequence ATGGGGAAGATTCGGTTTTTTCATGTAGCAGATCTACATCTTGATAGTCCTTTTATCGGACTAAAACATTTACCGAAAGAAGTGTTCGAACGAATACATAATAGTACCTTTGCCTCTTTTGAAAAAGTGGTAAGGGAAGCGATTCATAGACAAATTGACTTCATGATCATCAGCGGGGATCTGTTTGACGAAGAAGATCGCAGCATTCGTGCGCAGGCGAAATTATTGAAGCAATTCAATCTGTTACATTCAAACAACATTCCTGTATACGTTGTTCATGGGAATCATGATCATCTTGGAAGCTATCGATTAGAGCTCGATATGCCGGATAACATACATATCTTCAACGCAGAAACAGAAGTGAAACAGCATACTGTAAAAAATGGGACAACTGTAGATATAGTCGGATTCAGCTATGGTACAAGACATATCCAGGAAAGAAGGATTGCTGAATATCCCAAACGTTCCGTTGACCGCTATACGATAGGCATCCTCCATGGAAGCGAAGGAAGTGTGCATTCTTCACATGAAACGTACGCGCCTTTTTCGATAAGGGAACTATTGGAGAAAAATTATCACTACTGGGCTTTGGGACATATCCATGAGCGGCAGATTCTGCACGAAGAGCCTTACATCGTGTATCCAGGTAACATCCAGGGAAGACATCGAAAAGAAACAGGTGAAAAAGGATGCTATGAAGTGGTGCTTGATCATCACCATACAGAATTGACATTTATCCCGACTCACGACTTGATGTGGAAGACGTGCACCATATCCCTTCAAGGTGTTCAGCGCTTTGGGGAAGTTTTTCAGCGTATCCAGCAAACTATGGAATCTCTTGAAGAAGAGGATGTGTTAATTGAGGTGATCTTGACGGATGATGAATCACTCCCTCAAGACATGTCGGGCAATATAGAAAATGGTGATCTACTGGAAGCATTACAGTCAGAATACGAGAGTCACCAGGGTTTGAAGTGGATTCATTCAATACGATGGAATCATACACAAGCGAGTCGGAGAATGGAACAGGATCCATTCAAACAGGAAGTAATGGAGACCCTGGAAAACATGGGTGAAGAAGAATGGAAGGATGCCCTTGCAGAACTTTATGAGCACCCTTCTATTTACCGCTTTCTTGATCCCTTGAAGGAAGAAGAGAAGAAATCTCTAATAGAAGAAACCGAGCACTTGTTAAAAAATAAAGGCTGA